The following coding sequences lie in one Listeria ivanovii subsp. londoniensis genomic window:
- the hisC gene encoding histidinol-phosphate transaminase: MKWKKSLAGLSSYKPGKREEEVMEELGLTSITKLSSNENPLGTSPKVQALQENLQLETEIYPDGWASELRREVAAFYQLEEEELIFTAGVDELIELLTRVLLDTNTNTVMATPTFVQYRQNALIEGAEVREIGLLADGEHDLEGMLQAMDEKTTIVWICNPNNPTGNYLELDAIVAFLNKVPSDVLVVLDEAYIEYVTPQPEKHEKLIRTYKNLIITRTFSKIYGLASARVGYGIADKKIINQLNIVRPPFNTTSIGQKLAIEAIKDQHFIEMCRESNAKGIKQYQDFAKQFEQVKLYPANGNFVLIDLGIDAGTIFRYLEKNGFITRSGAALGFPQAVRITIGTKQENQAVITLLASLLS; this comes from the coding sequence ATGAAATGGAAAAAATCACTAGCGGGCTTATCTTCTTATAAACCGGGCAAACGCGAAGAAGAAGTAATGGAGGAGCTTGGATTAACCAGTATTACCAAACTATCATCTAATGAAAATCCACTGGGAACATCACCAAAAGTACAAGCACTTCAAGAAAACCTTCAACTTGAAACCGAAATTTATCCAGATGGTTGGGCTTCGGAATTACGTCGTGAAGTAGCTGCGTTCTATCAGTTGGAAGAAGAAGAATTGATTTTTACTGCTGGAGTAGATGAACTGATTGAACTTTTGACACGTGTATTACTTGATACAAATACAAACACTGTCATGGCGACACCAACGTTTGTACAATATCGTCAAAATGCTCTGATTGAAGGTGCAGAAGTAAGAGAGATTGGTCTACTTGCAGACGGAGAACATGATTTAGAAGGAATGCTCCAAGCAATGGATGAAAAAACGACGATTGTCTGGATTTGTAACCCGAATAATCCAACTGGAAATTATCTCGAATTAGATGCTATTGTGGCCTTTTTAAATAAAGTACCTAGTGATGTTTTAGTAGTACTGGATGAGGCCTATATTGAATATGTAACCCCACAACCGGAAAAACATGAAAAATTAATTCGAACTTATAAAAATTTAATCATCACTCGTACGTTTAGTAAAATTTATGGTTTAGCGAGTGCGCGTGTTGGTTATGGAATTGCAGATAAAAAAATTATTAATCAGCTGAATATTGTTCGCCCACCTTTTAACACAACGAGTATCGGTCAAAAACTTGCAATAGAAGCAATAAAAGATCAACACTTTATCGAAATGTGTCGTGAATCTAATGCGAAAGGAATTAAACAATATCAGGATTTCGCGAAACAGTTTGAGCAAGTGAAGTTATACCCCGCAAATGGGAACTTTGTGTTAATAGATTTAGGAATAGATGCAGGAACAATCTTTCGTTATTTAGAAAAAAATGGTTTTATAACTCGTTCTGGAGCAGCTTTAGGTTTTCCGCAAGCAGTTCGGATAACGATTGGAACTAAACAAGAGAATCAAGCAGTAATTACACTTTTAGCAAGCTTATTATCGTAA
- the aroH gene encoding chorismate mutase: MRVIRGATTIDTNTPTEILAATKELFEEILRQNHLTDSEQLTSVIITVTEDIFATFPAKAVRETPGFEYVPVMSMQEIPVPDSLEMCIRFMVFTTIHKSLKEINHVYLRGAKVLRPDLVNEEDA; the protein is encoded by the coding sequence TTGAGAGTGATTCGTGGTGCAACAACTATAGATACAAACACGCCAACAGAAATTCTTGCGGCGACAAAAGAATTATTTGAGGAAATTTTGCGTCAAAATCATTTGACTGACAGTGAGCAACTAACTTCAGTAATTATTACAGTGACAGAAGATATCTTTGCCACTTTTCCAGCAAAAGCAGTTCGTGAAACGCCAGGCTTTGAATATGTGCCGGTTATGAGCATGCAAGAAATCCCTGTTCCTGATTCGCTAGAGATGTGTATTCGATTTATGGTTTTTACAACTATACATAAATCATTAAAAGAAATTAACCATGTTTATTTACGGGGAGCAAAAGTATTGCGTCCTGATCTAGTGAATGAGGAGGATGCATAA
- the aroB gene encoding 3-dehydroquinate synthase, which translates to MPEITVRAKSKTYPVYINEFALEDVAEKWTKSLAKYSHVFVLTDEHVSELHQAKLDQILAELSAVTYYVTPNGEEAKTFQVYEDVMTKMIETGLDRKAVLIAFGGGVIGDLGGFVAATYMRGIPFYQVPTTVLAHDSAVGGKVAINHPLGKNMIGNFYQPEAVIYNTGFFATLPEREMRSGFAEMIKHALISDQTLLRALMNTFTQPEDFYTKDLTPFLQRGIEIKANIVAKDETEQGVRAYLNFGHTFGHALEAYGNFGKWLHGEAITYGMIYALTMSERIYGLNFDLMEFKIWLKQLGYDITFDTTVPYNKILENMRHDKKTTFNEISMVLLEEIGKPVIFKAEDSVILETYKAVMRNGGDIF; encoded by the coding sequence ATGCCAGAAATTACAGTCCGTGCTAAGAGTAAAACCTACCCTGTTTATATTAATGAATTCGCATTAGAAGATGTCGCAGAAAAATGGACGAAAAGTTTAGCAAAGTATTCGCATGTGTTTGTCCTAACTGATGAACATGTGTCTGAATTACATCAAGCAAAACTAGACCAAATTCTGGCTGAATTGTCCGCGGTAACTTATTATGTTACACCAAATGGGGAAGAAGCAAAAACATTCCAAGTCTATGAAGATGTGATGACCAAAATGATTGAAACAGGTCTTGATCGTAAAGCTGTTTTGATTGCTTTTGGTGGTGGGGTTATTGGTGACTTAGGTGGCTTTGTCGCTGCAACATATATGCGAGGAATTCCATTTTACCAAGTGCCAACGACCGTGCTTGCTCATGATAGTGCTGTCGGAGGAAAGGTCGCTATCAATCACCCGCTTGGTAAAAATATGATTGGTAATTTTTATCAACCAGAAGCAGTAATTTATAATACGGGTTTCTTTGCTACGCTTCCTGAACGTGAAATGCGCTCTGGTTTTGCGGAGATGATTAAACACGCATTGATTAGTGATCAAACATTATTACGTGCTTTAATGAATACTTTTACGCAACCGGAAGACTTCTATACAAAAGATCTGACGCCGTTTTTGCAACGAGGAATTGAAATTAAAGCGAATATTGTTGCCAAAGATGAAACAGAGCAAGGAGTGCGTGCTTATTTGAATTTTGGTCATACATTTGGTCATGCCCTCGAAGCTTATGGTAACTTCGGTAAATGGCTTCATGGTGAGGCGATTACTTACGGAATGATTTACGCGCTAACAATGAGTGAGCGTATTTACGGACTGAATTTTGATTTAATGGAATTTAAAATTTGGCTAAAACAACTAGGTTATGATATTACTTTTGATACAACGGTTCCTTATAATAAGATTTTAGAAAACATGCGTCATGATAAGAAAACCACTTTTAATGAAATAAGTATGGTTTTACTAGAGGAAATTGGTAAACCAGTCATTTTTAAAGCAGAGGATTCAGTTATTTTAGAAACATATAAAGCAGTGATGCGAAATGGAGGAGATATATTTTGA